In a single window of the Deinococcus aetherius genome:
- a CDS encoding alpha/beta hydrolase family protein: protein MKCVVLSLFLSSAALAATPPVPPVETPPSTPLAQAQPNAEVALPEPLRFPHPLGDAFLFRPAACTPACPLVMVSHSRGMTSELSLTRPHLRSLYARLLGAGYAVLVSNDAGATTWGAPQALTYLADMRSRAIRTFPFNGRTYNFGYSMGGLPALLTAFYPVYPVSGVVLLDAEVNLREVWQGSNATFRADIAAAHGVIQGAPLPPRRDPFNDFNSPQSAQVPILVAGSPEDQVVPFARHGEAIFARTTSPESRLVRLTGPHLGGSHFGDVLVNEMLAFLNRLEERVTPDQGILPGKTGEGN from the coding sequence ATGAAGTGCGTGGTGCTCTCCCTCTTCCTGTCGTCCGCCGCCCTCGCCGCCACGCCTCCCGTGCCGCCCGTGGAAACGCCCCCGTCCACTCCGCTTGCCCAGGCTCAACCGAATGCAGAGGTCGCGTTGCCCGAGCCCCTGCGCTTCCCGCACCCGCTCGGCGACGCCTTCCTGTTCCGCCCCGCCGCGTGCACCCCCGCCTGCCCGCTCGTGATGGTCTCGCATTCGCGCGGGATGACCTCGGAACTCAGCCTGACCCGGCCGCACCTGCGCTCCCTGTACGCGCGGCTCCTCGGCGCCGGGTACGCCGTCCTCGTCAGCAACGACGCGGGGGCGACGACCTGGGGGGCGCCGCAGGCCCTCACCTACCTGGCGGACATGCGCTCGCGGGCGATCCGCACCTTCCCCTTCAACGGGCGCACCTACAACTTCGGGTACTCGATGGGGGGGCTGCCCGCCCTGCTCACCGCCTTTTACCCGGTCTATCCCGTGTCGGGCGTGGTGCTGCTCGACGCGGAGGTGAACCTGCGCGAGGTCTGGCAGGGAAGCAACGCCACCTTCCGGGCCGACATCGCCGCCGCGCACGGGGTGATCCAGGGGGCGCCGCTCCCCCCCCGGCGCGATCCTTTCAACGACTTCAACAGTCCCCAGTCGGCCCAGGTCCCGATCCTCGTGGCTGGCAGCCCGGAGGATCAGGTCGTGCCCTTCGCGCGTCACGGTGAGGCTATTTTCGCGCGAACCACCTCGCCCGAGAGCCGTCTCGTGCGGCTGACCGGGCCGCACCTCGGGGGCTCACATTTCGGGGACGTTCTTGTGAACGAGATGCTGGCCTTCCTGAATCGCCTGGAAGAGAGAGTCACACCCGACCAGGGCATCCTTCCCGGGAAGACGGGCGAGGGCAACTAG
- a CDS encoding cbb3-type cytochrome c oxidase subunit I gives MTVQHAPPTTAAPRRGAWEVIKDYMMTTDHKKIGILYILTSLVGFALAGLLAVAIRLQLALPDQTLLVGNTYNQVLTVHAVVMIFFFLIPIGLFGFGNFFLPLQLGVRDVALPRVNTFAVWGFVFSLVLLISALFNGGVPGVGWTFPYPLVVDGNQTGATVFMVAIILNGLSSLLGSANFAATIVNMRAPGMSLWKMPIFSWSIFATAILQLISLGGLTAAALVVYLELKLGISMFNPGIGGSPILQQQFFWFYSHPAVYVMLLPYLGIGAEIASTMARKPLFGYRVMVYSLLGIVLVSLLVWVHHLFAVGLPEAWQIAFAVATLIVAVPTGVKIFNLIGTLWGGRILMRTPTYWLVGFIFNFLIGGITGVSLGMVPFDYQVTMSYYVVAHFHNVMMFGTAFLAFGGLYYWWPKMTGRFMDEKVGLWHFWLFMIGSWMTFLPQYVLGLMGMPRRYYTYPAGNWTWTELNFISTLGALTLLAGGVVFVWNMLQSLRRPITASPNPWGGFTLEWTAASPPAAYNFAHEFPTTFPTERPLYDWEKNGDKLIPVDPKSIHLPVDSIWPFMTAFSLLLMGYGLSFGWFTNFTVTGGLRPFFEAGFGHVLASLVLYASIPLFFWSLFKWAGTREYDVPVEHHHLTKYDNGFMGMAWFIISEVSLFGVLIAGYVYLRIIGAAEPPALRPNVWLAALNTLILVSSSFVIHKAEQDHHHGRYTWFRLGLFITLLLGVFFMLFQVYEFSLFGTESNWRQNLWQSCFFTIVGLHGLHILIGGTGVALPYYQALTGKMDKYNHGSLTAASLYWHLVDVVWLLIVAIFYAW, from the coding sequence GTGACGGTTCAGCACGCGCCGCCCACCACCGCTGCCCCCCGCCGGGGCGCGTGGGAGGTCATCAAGGATTACATGATGACCACCGATCACAAGAAGATCGGGATTCTGTATATCCTCACGTCCCTCGTGGGCTTTGCCCTGGCGGGCCTCCTCGCCGTCGCCATTCGCCTCCAGCTCGCGCTGCCGGACCAGACGCTGCTCGTGGGCAACACCTACAATCAGGTGCTCACCGTCCACGCGGTGGTCATGATCTTTTTCTTCCTGATCCCCATCGGGCTCTTCGGGTTCGGGAACTTCTTCCTGCCGCTGCAACTCGGCGTGCGGGACGTGGCGCTGCCGCGCGTGAACACCTTCGCGGTGTGGGGCTTTGTCTTCAGCCTCGTGCTCCTGATCTCGGCGCTCTTCAACGGCGGCGTGCCCGGGGTGGGCTGGACCTTCCCCTACCCGCTGGTGGTGGACGGCAACCAGACGGGCGCGACCGTCTTCATGGTCGCCATCATCCTCAACGGCCTGAGCTCGCTGCTCGGCAGCGCGAACTTCGCGGCGACCATCGTGAATATGCGCGCGCCCGGCATGAGCCTGTGGAAGATGCCGATCTTCTCGTGGAGCATCTTCGCCACCGCGATCCTTCAGCTCATCAGCCTGGGCGGACTGACCGCCGCCGCACTCGTCGTGTACCTCGAACTCAAGCTGGGGATCAGCATGTTCAACCCCGGCATCGGGGGCTCGCCGATCCTCCAGCAGCAGTTTTTCTGGTTCTACTCGCACCCCGCCGTGTACGTGATGCTGCTGCCGTACCTCGGGATCGGCGCCGAGATCGCCTCGACGATGGCCCGCAAGCCGCTCTTCGGCTACCGGGTGATGGTGTACTCGCTCCTCGGCATCGTGCTCGTCAGCCTGCTCGTGTGGGTGCACCACCTCTTTGCGGTGGGGCTGCCGGAAGCGTGGCAGATCGCCTTCGCTGTCGCCACCCTGATCGTGGCGGTGCCCACGGGCGTGAAGATCTTCAACCTGATCGGCACCCTGTGGGGCGGGCGCATCCTGATGAGGACGCCGACCTACTGGCTGGTGGGCTTCATCTTCAACTTCCTGATCGGCGGCATTACCGGTGTGTCGCTGGGGATGGTGCCCTTCGACTACCAGGTCACGATGAGTTACTACGTCGTGGCGCACTTCCACAACGTGATGATGTTCGGCACGGCGTTCCTGGCCTTCGGCGGGCTGTACTACTGGTGGCCGAAGATGACGGGCCGCTTCATGGACGAGAAAGTCGGCCTGTGGCACTTCTGGCTCTTCATGATCGGCTCGTGGATGACCTTCCTGCCGCAGTACGTCCTGGGGCTGATGGGCATGCCCCGGCGCTACTACACCTACCCGGCGGGCAACTGGACCTGGACCGAGCTGAACTTCATCTCGACCCTGGGCGCCCTGACCCTGCTGGCGGGCGGCGTCGTGTTCGTGTGGAACATGCTCCAGAGCCTGCGCCGCCCGATCACGGCCTCCCCCAACCCCTGGGGCGGCTTCACGCTGGAGTGGACGGCGGCCTCGCCTCCCGCCGCGTACAACTTCGCGCACGAGTTCCCCACCACCTTCCCCACCGAGCGTCCGCTCTACGACTGGGAGAAGAACGGCGACAAGCTCATCCCGGTCGATCCCAAGTCCATCCACCTGCCGGTGGACTCCATCTGGCCCTTCATGACGGCCTTCAGCCTGCTGCTGATGGGCTACGGTCTGAGCTTCGGCTGGTTCACGAACTTCACGGTGACGGGCGGACTAAGGCCCTTCTTCGAGGCGGGGTTCGGGCATGTGCTGGCGAGCCTGGTGCTGTACGCCTCGATCCCGCTGTTCTTCTGGTCGCTGTTCAAGTGGGCCGGGACGCGCGAGTACGACGTGCCGGTCGAGCACCACCACCTCACGAAGTACGACAACGGCTTCATGGGCATGGCGTGGTTCATCATCTCGGAAGTCAGCCTCTTCGGCGTCTTGATCGCCGGGTACGTGTACCTGCGGATCATCGGGGCCGCCGAGCCGCCCGCCCTGCGCCCCAACGTGTGGCTCGCGGCGCTCAACACCCTGATCCTGGTCTCGTCCTCCTTCGTGATCCACAAGGCCGAGCAGGACCACCACCACGGGCGCTACACCTGGTTCCGGCTGGGGCTCTTCATCACCCTGCTGCTGGGCGTGTTCTTCATGCTCTTCCAGGTGTACGAGTTCTCGCTGTTCGGCACCGAGAGCAACTGGCGCCAGAACCTCTGGCAGTCGTGCTTCTTCACCATCGTCGGCCTGCACGGTCTGCACATCCTGATCGGCGGCACCGGCGTCGCCCTGCCGTACTATCAGGCGCTGACCGGCAAGATGGACAAGTACAACCACGGTTCTCTGACCGCCGCCAGCCTGTACTGGCACCTGGTGGACGTGGTGTGGCTGCTCATCGTGGCGATCTTCTACGCGTGGTAA
- the ruvB gene encoding Holliday junction branch migration DNA helicase RuvB yields the protein MTEANDPALRPKTLTEYVGQERLKEKMTVYLQAAKGRREALDHTMLFGPPGLGKTTLAHIIAHELGVNIRVTSGPAIEKPGDLAAILTNSLEEGDVLFIDEIHRLGRVAEEHLYPAMEDYKLDIVLGQGPAARTIELPLPRFTLVGATTRPGLITAPMRSRFGIIEHLEYYTPTEIGTNLLRDARLLGFGLTEDAAVEIGARSRGTMRIAKRLLRRVRDYAEVAGEKLIELPRALDALDRLGLDSAGLDDRDKKYLETLIHRFAGGPVGVDTLATAISEDALTLEDVYEPYLIQLGFIKRTPRGRVATAHAYDHLGLPVGGRDEEGAGVYTN from the coding sequence ATGACTGAAGCGAACGACCCCGCCTTGCGGCCCAAGACGCTGACGGAATACGTAGGCCAGGAGCGGCTCAAGGAAAAGATGACGGTGTACCTCCAGGCCGCCAAGGGCCGCCGGGAGGCGCTCGACCACACGATGCTCTTCGGCCCTCCAGGGCTGGGCAAGACGACTCTGGCGCACATTATCGCGCACGAACTCGGCGTGAACATCCGCGTCACCTCGGGCCCGGCCATCGAGAAGCCGGGGGACCTCGCCGCCATCCTCACGAACTCGCTCGAAGAGGGCGACGTGCTGTTCATCGACGAGATTCACCGCCTGGGCCGGGTGGCGGAGGAGCACCTCTACCCCGCGATGGAGGACTACAAGCTCGACATCGTGCTGGGGCAGGGCCCGGCGGCGCGGACCATCGAGCTGCCGCTGCCGCGCTTTACCCTCGTCGGGGCGACTACCCGCCCGGGGCTGATCACCGCGCCCATGAGAAGCCGCTTCGGCATCATCGAGCACCTGGAGTACTACACGCCCACCGAGATAGGCACCAACCTGCTGCGTGACGCCCGGCTGCTGGGCTTCGGGCTGACGGAAGACGCCGCCGTGGAGATCGGCGCCCGCTCGCGCGGCACGATGCGGATCGCCAAGCGACTGTTGCGGCGCGTGCGCGACTACGCCGAGGTGGCGGGCGAGAAGCTCATCGAGCTGCCCCGCGCGCTCGACGCCCTCGACCGCCTGGGGCTGGACTCGGCGGGCCTGGACGACCGCGACAAGAAGTACCTGGAGACGCTGATCCACCGTTTCGCAGGTGGGCCGGTCGGCGTGGACACCCTCGCCACCGCGATCTCGGAAGACGCCCTGACGCTGGAGGACGTGTACGAGCCGTACCTGATCCAGCTCGGCTTCATCAAGCGCACCCCCCGGGGCCGCGTCGCCACCGCCCACGCCTACGATCACCTGGGTCTGCCGGTGGGCGGCCGGGACGAGGAGGGGGCGGGGGTGTACACGAACTGA
- a CDS encoding heme o synthase, whose amino-acid sequence MTTEPIRGGESISPVAEAPRATWRDYLALTKPKVISLLLWTTLTAMVMAARGWPGLGLLVVVSLAGYASAGSAGVFNMIVDRDIDLRMKRTAKRPTSSGLISTRDAAIFGTALQVASFVGLWVWATPLAAWMSLAGFFTYVVVYTLWLKRTTWHNIVLGGAAGCFPPLVGWAAVTGDLNLFAWFLFAIIFFWTPVHFWALALMIKEEYREVGIPMLPVVHGDKLTVAQIGLYAVYTVVLSVMPVFIGEVGLLYFVVALLLGGLLLSRSWRLYRHVMGGQAVERRVAVPLYLYSMLYLALLFVAGAVDRVLTA is encoded by the coding sequence ATGACGACGGAACCCATACGCGGGGGAGAAAGCATCTCTCCCGTGGCCGAGGCCCCCCGCGCCACCTGGCGCGACTACCTGGCGCTGACCAAACCCAAGGTCATCAGCCTGCTCCTGTGGACTACCCTCACCGCGATGGTGATGGCGGCGCGGGGCTGGCCGGGCCTGGGGCTGCTCGTAGTCGTGTCCCTGGCCGGGTACGCCTCGGCCGGGTCGGCGGGAGTGTTCAACATGATCGTGGACCGCGACATCGACCTCAGGATGAAGCGGACGGCGAAGAGGCCCACGTCGAGCGGCCTGATCTCCACCCGCGACGCGGCGATCTTCGGCACGGCCCTCCAGGTCGCCTCCTTCGTGGGACTGTGGGTGTGGGCGACTCCCCTTGCCGCGTGGATGAGCCTTGCGGGCTTTTTCACCTACGTCGTCGTGTACACCCTCTGGCTCAAGCGCACGACCTGGCACAACATCGTCCTGGGCGGAGCGGCGGGGTGCTTCCCACCCCTGGTGGGCTGGGCCGCCGTGACGGGGGACCTCAACCTCTTCGCGTGGTTCCTCTTCGCCATCATCTTCTTCTGGACGCCCGTCCACTTCTGGGCGCTCGCCCTGATGATCAAGGAGGAGTACCGCGAGGTGGGCATCCCCATGCTGCCCGTCGTCCACGGCGACAAACTTACCGTCGCCCAGATCGGCCTGTACGCCGTCTATACCGTGGTGCTGTCGGTCATGCCCGTCTTCATCGGTGAGGTCGGGCTGCTGTACTTCGTGGTGGCGCTCCTTCTCGGCGGGCTGTTGCTCTCGCGGTCGTGGCGGCTGTACCGGCATGTCATGGGCGGGCAGGCGGTCGAGCGGCGGGTGGCCGTGCCGCTGTACCTGTACTCCATGCTGTACCTCGCGCTGCTGTTCGTGGCGGGGGCGGTGGACCGGGTTCTGACGGCGTAG
- a CDS encoding VOC family protein has translation MTVHTQHTAGTPIWTDLMTSDAGAVRRFYEALFGWRFQGQGSEYGDYSIAFREEHAVAAVVPRLDEQSAWCLYFASGDVYTDAERVRELGGQIAVEPMQVGDQGHLLMARDPNGTVFGLWQPGKQAGMALSGAPGAYAWGELHTRDADRARDFYTALLGVTSRPVPEMGYHTLYHGDDMSAGIMQMNERWHAGMQPGWMVYFEVEEADRAVQAVEANGGRVLSPPHDSPYGRLAMLQDPAGATFSVIQPA, from the coding sequence ATGACCGTACACACCCAGCACACCGCCGGAACTCCCATCTGGACCGATCTCATGACGTCCGATGCCGGGGCTGTTCGGCGCTTTTACGAGGCCCTGTTCGGCTGGAGGTTTCAGGGTCAGGGGTCCGAGTACGGGGACTACAGCATCGCCTTCCGGGAGGAGCACGCGGTCGCGGCCGTTGTCCCCCGGCTGGACGAGCAGAGTGCGTGGTGCCTCTACTTCGCCAGCGGCGACGTATATACGGATGCCGAACGCGTTCGTGAGCTGGGGGGGCAGATCGCGGTGGAGCCCATGCAGGTCGGCGACCAGGGGCACCTGCTGATGGCGCGCGACCCGAACGGCACGGTGTTCGGGCTGTGGCAGCCGGGCAAGCAGGCGGGGATGGCCCTGTCCGGTGCGCCGGGTGCCTATGCCTGGGGTGAACTCCACACCCGCGACGCCGACCGCGCCCGCGACTTCTACACGGCCCTGCTGGGGGTCACCAGCCGTCCCGTCCCCGAGATGGGCTACCACACCCTGTACCACGGGGACGACATGAGCGCGGGCATCATGCAGATGAACGAGCGGTGGCATGCCGGGATGCAGCCCGGGTGGATGGTCTACTTCGAGGTCGAGGAGGCCGACCGGGCCGTGCAGGCCGTGGAGGCGAACGGCGGGCGTGTGCTCTCACCCCCTCACGACTCTCCCTACGGACGGCTCGCCATGTTGCAAGACCCGGCGGGCGCGACCTTCTCGGTCATTCAACCTGCGTAG
- the panB gene encoding 3-methyl-2-oxobutanoate hydroxymethyltransferase, which produces MKRSVPDLLHAPEPLVMVTAYDYPGGRHAQGAGVDLILVGDSLGNVVLGYDSTAPVTLGDMIHHARAVRRGAPETFMVVDLPFGTYHTGVTDAMRAAVRVIQETGADAVKMEGATPEVLEVVSVLTRNGVPVMGHVGLMPQTATAQGGLKVQGKDEESARRTLDGAASLEAAGAFAVVLEAVPARLARLVTERLHVPTIGIGAGVHCRGQVLVYHDLLGVYEGEEKKISKRYAELGREAREAIATYAAEVRARQFPTREQSFVMKDEVLGKLY; this is translated from the coding sequence ATGAAGCGCAGCGTTCCGGACCTCCTGCACGCGCCCGAACCGCTCGTGATGGTCACCGCCTACGACTACCCGGGCGGGCGGCACGCCCAGGGGGCGGGGGTGGACCTGATCCTCGTCGGGGACTCGCTGGGGAACGTGGTGCTGGGCTACGACTCGACCGCGCCCGTGACCCTGGGCGACATGATCCACCACGCGCGGGCCGTGCGCCGGGGAGCGCCGGAGACCTTCATGGTCGTTGACCTGCCCTTCGGCACCTACCACACGGGCGTGACGGACGCGATGCGCGCCGCCGTCCGCGTGATCCAGGAGACGGGCGCCGACGCCGTGAAGATGGAGGGCGCGACCCCCGAGGTGCTGGAGGTCGTCTCGGTCCTCACCCGCAACGGGGTGCCCGTCATGGGCCATGTCGGCCTGATGCCCCAGACCGCCACCGCCCAGGGCGGCCTGAAGGTGCAGGGCAAGGACGAGGAGAGCGCACGCCGCACCCTAGACGGCGCCGCCTCGCTGGAGGCGGCAGGGGCCTTCGCCGTCGTGCTGGAGGCTGTCCCTGCCCGCCTCGCCCGCCTCGTCACCGAGCGGCTGCACGTCCCCACCATCGGCATCGGCGCAGGGGTGCATTGCCGGGGACAGGTGCTCGTCTACCACGACCTCCTCGGCGTCTACGAGGGCGAGGAAAAGAAGATTTCCAAGCGGTACGCCGAGCTGGGGCGGGAAGCGCGGGAAGCTATTGCGACCTACGCCGCCGAGGTGCGCGCCCGTCAGTTCCCCACCAGGGAGCAGAGCTTCGTGATGAAGGACGAGGTGCTGGGGAAGCTGTATTGA
- the coxB gene encoding cytochrome c oxidase subunit II — translation MNTNHSRPRRGPPGGLPRRVAQAGLLGLGATLLSGCQSNRLISIGDMASASNREIFWMSVPAIALSIIIFAAVSWALFYTVRKFREDRNDAAPAQFHGNNRLEVILVVVPVLIVVLLSVLTVRTMARINPTPREAVDINVLARQFWWNFGYPGAPAAAGGTVTNGNELVIPTRNQIALTMTAGDVLHGFWAPNLGGQRYAIPGSQKTWQVDTDRVGVYYGECSVLCGASHANMRYRIIALEPERYNSFLRTAQAYRAPTPAPGSPEARGYTIFMQGKPSTGALACAACHRIQGTPANGAAGPDLSFFGTRHTLGAGIWEGERAREMLLPWLANSPGVKPGSQMPPYNGATYRVNGEVRKGGVLTRRELEDVAAYLRTLRLPEEADYWRGVPVIGAGDTQGSADQSNGAQGGNQ, via the coding sequence TTGAACACCAACCATAGCCGCCCTAGACGCGGACCGCCGGGGGGTCTGCCGCGCCGAGTCGCGCAGGCAGGTCTGCTGGGGCTGGGCGCGACGCTGCTCTCCGGGTGTCAGTCGAACCGGCTGATCAGCATCGGCGACATGGCGTCGGCCAGCAACCGCGAAATCTTCTGGATGAGCGTTCCGGCCATCGCCCTGTCGATCATCATCTTCGCCGCCGTGTCGTGGGCGCTGTTCTACACGGTTCGCAAGTTCCGCGAGGACCGCAACGACGCCGCGCCCGCCCAGTTCCACGGCAACAACCGCCTGGAAGTGATCCTGGTGGTCGTGCCCGTGTTGATCGTGGTGCTGCTGAGCGTGCTGACGGTGCGGACGATGGCGCGCATCAACCCCACCCCGCGCGAGGCCGTGGACATCAACGTGCTCGCGCGGCAGTTCTGGTGGAACTTCGGCTACCCGGGCGCGCCCGCCGCCGCCGGGGGAACGGTCACCAACGGCAACGAGCTGGTGATCCCCACCCGCAACCAGATCGCCCTGACGATGACCGCCGGGGACGTGCTCCACGGCTTCTGGGCGCCCAACCTGGGCGGGCAGCGTTACGCGATTCCCGGCTCGCAGAAGACGTGGCAGGTCGACACCGACCGCGTGGGCGTCTACTACGGCGAGTGCTCGGTGCTGTGCGGGGCGAGCCACGCGAATATGCGTTACCGGATCATCGCGCTGGAGCCCGAGCGTTACAACTCGTTCCTGCGCACCGCCCAGGCCTACCGCGCCCCCACCCCCGCCCCCGGCAGCCCCGAGGCGCGCGGCTACACGATCTTCATGCAGGGCAAGCCCTCGACGGGCGCCCTGGCCTGCGCCGCGTGCCACCGCATCCAGGGCACGCCCGCGAACGGCGCGGCGGGCCCCGACCTGAGCTTTTTCGGCACCCGCCACACCCTAGGGGCGGGCATCTGGGAGGGCGAGCGCGCCCGCGAGATGCTGCTTCCCTGGCTGGCGAACAGCCCCGGCGTGAAGCCCGGCAGCCAGATGCCGCCCTACAACGGGGCGACCTACCGTGTGAACGGCGAGGTCCGCAAGGGCGGAGTGCTGACCCGGCGGGAACTGGAGGACGTGGCCGCTTACCTGCGCACCCTGCGTCTGCCGGAGGAAGCCGACTACTGGCGGGGCGTGCCCGTGATCGGCGCGGGCGACACCCAGGGCAGCGCCGACCAGTCCAACGGCGCCCAAGGAGGTAACCAGTGA
- a CDS encoding COX15/CtaA family protein has translation MSRVVAVSRPGAGVWLSRLAWGALAYNVLVILWGAVVRITGAGAGCGDHWPLCNGVVVPQSPALHTVIEFSHRLTSGLSGLLALALVGLSFLVTAKGHPARLGALLSLALIVLEGLVGGVQVLLGLTADSTDPARGLVQGVHLANTFLLLGALLLTAFWASGGPKLRLRGQGRALGLIALGLVLTLVLGMAGAVTALGDLLFTPAPGTPLDTVRRDFGATAGLIENLRVIHPMLAVLTSTYLIWMVGALRRLRPSPEVTRWGLALIGVIGVQMLAGSLNVALKAPAWMQLTHLFLACVMWLVTVTLAYRALSAPAARPSVAPARAGVNV, from the coding sequence GTGAGTCGTGTCGTGGCGGTGTCCCGCCCGGGCGCGGGAGTGTGGCTCTCCCGGCTGGCCTGGGGGGCCCTGGCGTACAACGTGCTGGTGATTCTCTGGGGCGCGGTCGTGCGCATCACGGGGGCGGGGGCGGGCTGCGGCGACCACTGGCCGCTGTGCAACGGCGTGGTCGTGCCGCAGAGCCCGGCCCTCCATACGGTCATCGAATTCAGCCACCGCCTCACGAGCGGCCTGAGCGGTCTGCTCGCGCTCGCCCTCGTCGGGCTGTCGTTTCTCGTCACGGCCAAGGGTCACCCCGCGCGGCTGGGGGCGCTGCTCAGCCTCGCCCTCATCGTGCTGGAGGGGCTGGTCGGCGGCGTGCAGGTTCTGCTGGGGCTGACGGCGGACTCCACTGACCCGGCGCGCGGCCTCGTGCAGGGGGTCCACCTCGCCAACACCTTCCTGCTCCTCGGCGCGCTGCTGCTCACCGCCTTCTGGGCGTCGGGCGGGCCGAAATTGCGGCTGCGGGGCCAGGGGCGCGCCCTCGGCCTGATCGCGCTCGGGCTGGTCCTGACCCTCGTGCTGGGCATGGCCGGGGCCGTGACGGCGCTGGGCGACCTGCTCTTCACCCCCGCGCCCGGCACGCCCCTGGACACGGTGCGCCGTGACTTCGGGGCGACGGCCGGGCTGATCGAGAACCTGCGGGTGATCCACCCCATGCTCGCCGTTCTCACGAGCACGTACCTGATCTGGATGGTGGGGGCGCTGCGCCGCCTGCGTCCCTCGCCGGAGGTGACGCGCTGGGGCCTCGCGCTGATAGGCGTGATCGGCGTGCAGATGTTGGCGGGCTCCCTGAACGTGGCGCTCAAGGCCCCGGCGTGGATGCAACTGACTCACCTTTTCCTGGCGTGCGTGATGTGGCTGGTGACGGTGACCCTGGCGTACCGCGCCCTGAGCGCCCCGGCGGCGCGGCCCAGCGTGGCGCCCGCCCGGGCGGGAGTGAACGTATGA
- a CDS encoding ArsC/Spx/MgsR family protein: MPDPQVQMFGLKKSAATRAAERFFKERRVKIHFIDLSAKPIARGELTRFVQKFGLNALLDTGGKAYERSNLAYLRTTEDAIVARIIETPELLRLPLVRGGKVLTVGEDPEGWARMLEG; the protein is encoded by the coding sequence ATGCCCGACCCTCAGGTCCAGATGTTCGGCCTCAAGAAGAGTGCGGCTACCCGCGCCGCCGAGCGGTTTTTCAAGGAACGACGGGTCAAGATTCACTTCATCGATCTGTCGGCCAAGCCCATCGCCAGGGGAGAACTGACCCGCTTCGTGCAGAAGTTCGGCCTGAACGCCCTGCTGGACACGGGGGGCAAGGCTTACGAGCGCAGCAACCTCGCCTACCTGCGCACGACGGAAGACGCCATCGTCGCCCGGATCATCGAGACGCCGGAACTGCTGCGCCTGCCCCTGGTGCGCGGCGGCAAGGTGCTGACGGTCGGGGAGGACCCGGAGGGCTGGGCGCGAATGCTGGAGGGATGA
- a CDS encoding SCO family protein, giving the protein MKWLTAVLLALAAVLGGLLIYKNVSPTPQGGTALDAPIVLPALRLVNERGETASLSDSGGRLRLVFFGFARCPDVCPATLARLKNDLAGLTPAQRERVQVQLVTVDPEHDRPNVLRDYLGRFDPTFTGLTGDAAIIDEAARVMFVANIAPLPEPEGHGDHLEHTGAQGGSALSSEDHSDEVPGGANVAARVHGDQVSVVDTRGRFVRVYGNANVTGGELRRDLPALIRLYGS; this is encoded by the coding sequence ATGAAGTGGTTGACAGCCGTGCTCCTGGCCCTCGCTGCAGTTTTGGGAGGGCTGCTCATCTATAAGAACGTCTCCCCCACCCCGCAGGGCGGCACGGCCCTCGACGCGCCGATTGTCCTCCCCGCGCTGCGGCTGGTGAACGAGCGGGGCGAAACGGCCAGCTTGAGCGACTCGGGCGGCAGGCTGCGGCTCGTCTTCTTCGGCTTCGCGCGTTGCCCGGACGTGTGCCCGGCCACGCTGGCGAGGCTCAAGAACGACCTCGCCGGGTTGACTCCCGCGCAGAGGGAGCGGGTGCAGGTGCAGCTCGTGACCGTCGACCCCGAGCACGACCGGCCGAACGTCCTGCGCGACTACCTGGGCCGCTTCGACCCGACCTTCACGGGGCTGACCGGCGACGCGGCCATCATCGACGAGGCGGCGCGGGTGATGTTCGTGGCGAACATCGCACCCCTGCCGGAGCCCGAGGGGCACGGCGACCACCTGGAGCACACGGGCGCGCAGGGCGGGTCGGCCCTCTCCTCCGAGGATCACAGCGACGAGGTGCCCGGCGGGGCGAACGTGGCCGCCCGCGTCCACGGCGATCAGGTCAGCGTGGTGGACACGCGGGGCCGCTTCGTCCGGGTGTACGGCAACGCGAACGTGACTGGCGGCGAGTTGCGGCGCGACCTGCCCGCGTTGATTCGGCTGTACGGCAGCTAA
- a CDS encoding DUF420 domain-containing protein, with protein sequence MAETINQWAVITIVLSGVALVFGVYFIRRGNREAHLRAMATASALATVFLVLYLTRLGLGYEKRYAGPSEWRGAYFALLISHIILAAVNLPLALGALYNSVKGLRIAGNLGNIGAPAARKYFNRHRAWVRWTVPVWLYVAVTGWIIYLVLGRYGEVIKG encoded by the coding sequence GTGGCCGAGACGATCAACCAGTGGGCAGTCATCACCATCGTCCTGAGCGGGGTCGCGCTCGTGTTCGGTGTGTATTTCATCCGGCGCGGCAACCGTGAGGCGCACCTGCGCGCGATGGCGACGGCGAGCGCCCTGGCGACCGTCTTCCTGGTGCTGTACCTCACCCGGCTGGGGCTGGGTTACGAGAAGAGGTACGCCGGGCCCAGCGAATGGCGCGGCGCGTACTTCGCCCTCCTGATCAGCCACATCATCCTCGCGGCCGTCAACCTGCCGCTGGCTCTCGGCGCCTTGTACAACTCCGTCAAGGGGCTGCGGATCGCCGGGAACCTGGGCAACATCGGCGCGCCCGCCGCCCGCAAGTACTTCAACCGCCACCGCGCCTGGGTGCGCTGGACTGTGCCCGTGTGGCTGTACGTCGCCGTGACGGGCTGGATCATCTACCTCGTGCTGGGGCGGTACGGCGAGGTGATCAAGGGGTAG